A region from the Triticum aestivum cultivar Chinese Spring chromosome 3D, IWGSC CS RefSeq v2.1, whole genome shotgun sequence genome encodes:
- the LOC123074407 gene encoding stigma-specific STIG1-like protein 4 has protein sequence MGRTTMLLMALALALIAVAHAAPPALRKSRFLADKTPPPLSYYDCVRKPPSVCLEPGSPGNTCCKGTCTNTLSSVEHCGNCNRKCKYGDTCCDGKCVDLLKDKKNCGECSNQCAKSVKCEFGMCDYAG, from the coding sequence ATGGGGAGAACCACCATGCTTCTCATGGCGCTGGCCCtcgccctcatcgccgtcgcccACGCGGCGCCTCCCGCGCTCCGGAAAAGCCGCTTCCTCGCGGACAAGACCCCGCCGCCGCTGTCCTACTACGACTGCGTCAGGAAGCCCCCGTCGGTGTGCCTGGAGCCCGGGAGCCCCGGGAACACGTGCTGCAAGGGCACCTGCACCAACACGCTGTCAAGCGTGGAGCACTGCGGCAACTGCAACAGGAAGTGCAAGTACGGGGACACCTGCTGCGACGGCAAGTGCGTCGACCTCCTCAAGGACAAGAAGAACTGCGGCGAGTGCTCCAACCAGTGCGCCAAGTCCGTCAAGTGCGAGTTCGGCATGTGCGACTACGCGGGGTGA